One stretch of Acidicapsa acidisoli DNA includes these proteins:
- a CDS encoding sigma-70 family RNA polymerase sigma factor, whose translation MSPPSSSEITLLLHAWRRGDQLALEQLTDIVYHELHRMAQRYMAREKDGHTLQATALIGEVYLRLIKAGEVDWHDRAHFFAVCAQLMRRILTDFARARGYQKRGAGAQHIPLDEAMVISAEPDLDLVALEDALTRLGETDLRKSKVVELRFFGGLTIEQTAEVLQISAETVVRDWSVARAWLLRELDGEAHRGTNGSASHGA comes from the coding sequence ATGAGCCCGCCCTCCTCCTCCGAAATCACCCTACTGCTGCACGCTTGGCGCAGAGGGGATCAGCTTGCGCTTGAGCAACTCACGGATATCGTCTACCACGAGCTTCATCGCATGGCGCAGCGTTACATGGCGCGGGAGAAAGATGGGCACACCCTCCAGGCCACAGCCTTGATCGGAGAAGTCTATCTGAGGCTGATCAAGGCGGGCGAAGTGGATTGGCATGATCGGGCGCATTTCTTTGCCGTCTGCGCGCAGCTTATGCGCCGTATCCTCACTGATTTTGCGCGCGCACGCGGGTATCAGAAGCGCGGCGCGGGCGCGCAGCACATTCCTCTGGACGAAGCGATGGTCATCTCGGCGGAACCGGACCTCGATCTCGTCGCGCTGGAGGATGCGCTGACGCGTCTGGGCGAGACAGACCTACGGAAGAGTAAGGTCGTCGAGCTGCGCTTCTTTGGTGGTCTTACAATCGAGCAGACCGCGGAAGTATTGCAGATTTCCGCTGAAACAGTTGTGAGAGATTGGAGCGTGGCTCGCGCGTGGCTGTTGCGGGAATTGGATGGAGAAGCACATAGAG